The sequence CGACCTGATCTATGAAGGCGGCATCGCCAACATGAACTACTCGATCTCCAACACTGCCGAGTACGGCGAGTATGTCACCGGTCCGCGCATCATCACGGACGAGACCAAGAAGGAGATGCGCAAGGTTCTGGCCGACATCCAGGGCGGCAAGTTCGCCCGCGACTGGATGCTCGAGAACAAGGTCAACCAGACCTCGTTCAAGGCGACCCGCGCCAAGCTCGCCGCGCACCCGATCGAGGAAGTCGGCGCGAAGCTGCGCGACATGATGCCCTGGATCAAGAAGGGCGCATTGGTCGACAAGAGCAAGAACTGACGGTACCGCCGTCATTCCGGGTTCGCGCGAACGCGCACCCCGGTTTGGCGAGCGAAGAGCAAGCTTCGCTCGCCAAACCAAATCTTAAAACCTTCGCGGGTATGGTGGAGCGAGATCGCAGACAGCGGTCTCGCTCTTTCCTTCTCGCGCGAAGCATTGCTGCTTCATTCAAATTCTTCGCGAGTTGATGTGCTCCTTGAGCACGAAGAACTGACGCTTAAACCACATTCTTGGCATCGCGTCGTTTTCAGAACTTTTTTAGAAGTCCGGGTTCGTCAAAAGCCGTGCGTCTTCAGGGCGAAGGATTCGGCTCTTTATCCGCTTGTTTAAGGCGCCTTCGACCTCGTGTCGCGACGTTCGCACGCCGCTTCATCTTAAGAACCGACACTGGCCGTACCTTCTTGAGCGTTGGACGGCATTGCGCGACCGTGCCTTCCTCCTACATGATCGCGGGAACTCGAGGGGAGGGGGCCATGCGATCCGTCGTCATCACCGGCGCGTCCACCGGCATCGGCTGGGCCGTTGCAAAGTATCTGGTCGGGCGTGGCTATCGCGTTTTCGGCAGTGTCCGAAAGCAGGCCGATGCCGATCGGCTCAAGGGGGAGTTTGGTCCGAACTTCACCCCGCTCCTGTTCGACGTCACCGACGAGGCTGCAGTCCTGGCTGCAGCGCGAAAAGTCCGCGAGACGCTGGGCGGGGAGACGCTGGCTGGCCTCGTCAACAATGCCGGCATTGCGGTCGCTGGTCCCGTGCTCGAATTGTCGGCGGATGATTTCCGCCGCCAGATGGACATCAACGTCATCGGGCCCGTGATCGCGACACAGGCGTTCGGGCCGCTGCTCGGCGCCGATCCCTCGCTGAAGGGGCCGAAGGGCCGGATCGTGATGATCAGCTCGGTCGCAGGCAAGAACGGCAATCCGCTGTCGGCGCCTTACTGCACTTCCAAGCATGCCGTCGAGGGCTTGTCGGAAAGCCTGCGCCGCGAGCTGATGCTGTTCGGCATCGACGTCATCATCGTCGCCCCCGGCGCGGTCAAGACGCCGATCTGGAGCAAGGCCGAACAGATCGATCTCTCCGTCTACAAGAACTCGCCCTATCTGCCCGCGCTGAACAAGGTCATGGCGTTCATGATGGAGCTTGGCGCCAAGGGCCTGCCGGCCGAGCGCATCGCCGAGATCGTGTTCGAGGCGCTGACGGCGGCGAGCCCCAAGGTGCGCTACCAGATCACGCCGGATCCGCTGCGCCACCTGATCGGCGCCGTGCTGCCGAAGCGGACTGTCGATCGCATCATCGCCAAGCGGCTCGGGCTGCTGCCGCAAGGGTGACCGTCGTTCAGCTCGCCTCGGCTGTCCGTCCGCGCGGATGGGCGGCCATCGCGATCAGCCGCAGGGCCATCACGATGAGCAGCGGAATGAGGAAGGCGGCGTAAAGCGGCATCGCCGGCACACGCTTGCCGAACGACACCATGAACTGGATCCAGAGGTAATAGCCGCCCACAAGGTGCAGCGCGCGAAAGGCGCGCGGCCCAAGCAGCGCGGTGGTTCGGTCGAACGAGGTCGCGCTCATGACAACGATAACGGCATAGCCGATGCCGCCAAAGATGTAGGAGGCCACTGAGGTGGCCTCGGCGAAGCCGGCTGGATCCATTCTGGCGAAGGCGACGATGGCAGCCGCATGGATGGCGTGCGAGGCGGCGAAGCTGAGGCCGAGATAGCGGCGGTTGCGACGCTGCCAGCGCGTCCAGGCATTCGGCCACAGCCGCGCCAGCGCTGCGGCACTGAAGGCGAGGCAGAACAGCGTGAGCGAGCTTCGCGCCGTGAAGCGGATCACCATCCGCACGCCCTCGACCTCGAAGTGCCGCATCGCCGCGATCCATAGGCTGAGTGTGATCAGGCTCACGACGAGCGCGGCCAGCAGCCGCCAGCCTTCCAGCCAGCCTTGACGTTGCGACATGGCGATCTCCTTCTTTATGTAATCATTGATTACATTTGGGGATCGCGCATCCGTCAATGGTGTAATCGCTGCTTACATTCACGATGGGGTGATGCTAGAAGGCGCCATGCCCGCCCGTCCGACCTCCAAGCCGCGCGCCCGCCGCCAGATATCTGAAGCCCGGCCCTATCACCACGGGGACCTCCGCCGTGTGTTGATCGATGCTGCGTTGCAGCTCGCATCGGAAGGCGCCGAAGTCTCGGTACGTGAGGCCGCGCGCCGGGCCGCAGTGTCCCCGGGGGCGCCGTTCCGGCACTTCCCCAACCGCGATGCGCTGATGGCGGCGGCGGCCGGGGAGGCGCAGCGGCGCTTCCGGACCGAGATCGAGGCGGCGCTGGCCGAGGCTCCGGCCGCCGATCCGCTTCTGCGCTTCCGCGCCTTTGGCCTCGCCTATTTGCGCTGGGCCATGCGCAACCCCGCGCATTTCGAGATCATCTCGACGGGGCGTTACTTCGCCCATGGCAGCTCGGCGGAGCTGACGCGTGACAACGCCGAGCTGATCGCGCTGACGGAGCAGATGCTGGCTGACGCGGCCGCGCAGGGCCTGGTGCGGTCGGCCGACCTCAAGCGCATCCAGATCGCCGGCCGCGCCCTGGTCTACGGTTTCGCGCGGATGAACCTCGACGGCCATTTTCCGCGCTGGGACGTCGAGGAAGGTGAGATCGAGCGGATGGCGGAAGGGGTGATCGACCTGTTCATCGCCGGGATCGCGAAGCGCTGAGGGGATAAGGCGGACGGCACTTCGCCACCCACCACCATTAAGCGAAGGTCGGACCGCTGCGCACGTTGCCTGTTCTTGACTGTTCCGTTACAATTTTATGACACGGTGCAGGTTTCCGGCTGCGCCGGACGCCCTAGCCGTCTTGGGACCGGCCAGACGGCTTTGCATACCCGCGCCGGACCAGAGTTGCGTGCCGTCGATGGCGTCCGCGCCGAATCCAGGTCCTTCTGCCACAACCGCCGTGCTGGCGAGCGTCGCTGCGCTCGGCATCTGGCGGCTGCTCGCGGTCGCAGCGCCGCATCTGGCCGCGCTCGCGCTGATGTACGAGACCGAGACCGATTTCGGGTCGCGGTTCTCGTTCGCTCTTGCCTGGGGCATCCTCAACTTCTTCTGGATCACGCTGTTGCGCCGGCCGGCGCTGTCGGGCGCGCTGTCGCTGACCATGGTCGTCGTGCTGGTGCTGCTGTCGCGGCTCAAGCATGACGTCGTGCAGATGACGGTCAACTTCATCGACCTGATGATGATCGACCGCGACACCGTCGCGTTCCTGTTCACGATCTTCCCGAACTTGCGCTGGTCGGTGATCCTGGCCGGTCTCGTCACGCTGCCGCTGATGTATGCGCTGTGGTGGCTCGATCCGTTCCGCATCCGCCGCCTGCCGGCGCTCGCCTGCAAGCTCGCCTGCCTCGCCGCGCTGGTCGGCTATTCGCTCTATCATCCGGATGAGGCCTGGCGCGGCTATTACGACGACGGCTATCTCTCGAAATTCTTCCGCTCCGGCGTCAGTTCGGTCTCCGACTTCATCCAATATGGTTTCATGGAGTCCGCGGCCGCGACCAACGAGCAGCTCAACATGCCGCTGGTCGATGCCTGTCATCCTGCCGGCCGCCGGCCGAACATCATCATGATCCATGATGAATCCAGCTTCGACATCCGTGCCGCGCAGGGCATCAAGGTGCCGCCGCGGTATGGCGATCATTTCAAGTCGTGGGACGGCAAGCAGCGCACCTTCCTCGCCGAGAGCAATGGCGGGCCGAGCTGGTTCACCGAATACAACGTGCTCGCAGGGCTCTCCTCGCGCTCGTTCGGCCGCTTCGCCTATTTCGTGACGCGCATCGCCTCGAACCGGGTCGAGCGCGGCCTGCCGCTGGCGCTACGCCGCTGCGGCTATGACACGATGTCGCTCTATCCCGCCTATGGCGGCTTCATGGGCGCACGCAGCTTCCAGATGACGACCGGCATCGAGCGCTTCCTCGATTCGAAGGATCTCGGCGCCAAGGACGTCGAGCCCGACAGCTTCTTCTACGACAAGGCGCTCCAGTTGATGGGCCAGCAGCCGCCGAACAAGCCGCTGTTCACCTTCATCTATCTCGGCGCCAATCATTTCCCCTGGGAGACGCGCTTCCGCCCGGACCTGCTGCCGAACTGGCGCGCGCCGGGCAATGTGGCGTCCATCGACGAATATCTGCGCCGGCAGGCGATGAGCGCCGAGCAGTACAAGGCGTTCGTCGCGGGGCTGAAGAAGAATTTTCCCGGCGAGCCCTTCCTGATCGTGCGCTATGGCGATCACCAGCCCGAATTTGCGCCGAACCTGCTCGAGCCCGGGCTCGACGAGGGCGCGATCGGCAAGAAGCTCGACGCCTACGATCCGCGCCTCTACGCGACCTATTACGCGATCGACGCCGTCAATTTTGAGCCGGTGAAAAGCGATGCCGTGATGGACACGGTCGACGGCCCCTACCTGCCGCTGGTGATCCAGGAAGCCGCCGGCATCCCGCTCGATCCGTCCTTCGCCGAGCAGAAGGCGATCATGCTCCGCTGCAAGGGCTTCTTCTACGGTTGCAAGGACGGCGCGGAAGCGCGGCGGCTGAACCGGCTGCTGATCAATGCGGGGATGATCCGGGGATTGTAGCCTCTGCCGGGATCGTGGACGCAACTCCTCGACCGTTACCCTGAGGTGCTCACCAAGCGGCGCAAGATCGTAGGGTGGGCAAAGCGAAGCGTGCCCACCGACCGTGGGCACGGCGCTTGCGCGCCTTTGCCGACCCTACGAAATCCCGGCCTACTGCTTGCCGACCTTGTCCCACAGCCACCTCGCCACCGCATCCGGCGACGAATTCGCGTCATTGCCGCTGGCGCGCAAATTCGCCTCGCGCATGGTGGCGATGTCGATCCTTCCGAGCAGCGGCTTGAGCGCCGCCTGCAATCGCTCGTCGCCGGCGCGCTTCGGCGCCAGCAGCAGGATGGCGTCATAGGGCGGGATCGCGTGCTTGGGATCGTCGAGCGTGACGAGGTCGTATTTCGCGATCAAGCCGTCGCTGGTGTAGCCGGCGATGACGTCGACCTCGCCGCTGGCGACCGCCGCATACATGAAGTCCGGCTGCATCTGGCGCTGGGCGCGGAACTGCAGCCCATAGGCCTTTTGCAGCGCCGCCCATTCGGGACGCGAGAAGAATTCGTAGTCGCCGGCAATCGACAGCGTCGCGGCATGCGCGGTGAGGTCGGCGATGGTACGGATGCCGAGCGCCTCGGCGCGCTTCGTCGGCATCACCAGCGCATAGGCATTCTCGAAGCCGAGCTCGCCAAGCAGGGTGATGTTGTCCTTCGCGAGCGCCGTCTTCAGTTCCGCCACCAGTTCTGCGCGTGGCTTGATGTCGGTACGATGCAGCTGGTTGGCCCACAGCGTGCCGGAATAATCGACATAGAGATCGACGTCGCCGGCCTTCAGCGCCTCGAAGATCACGCTGGAACCGAGGCCCGACCGCGCCGTGGCCGAAAGGCCCGCCGCCTGGAGGCGATCCCTCATCAACGCCGACAGCACATATTGCTCGGCGAAGGTTTTTGCGCCGACGACGTAGCCCTGCGATGAGCGGCCCATCGTCGGCACCAGCGTTGCGGCGACCAGCGCCGCGATTCCGACCGCGCCGAGCCCGCTGCGCAAGCGGTTGCGGCGGCGCAGGCCGCTCTCGATCAGGCCGAGCAGCTGGTCAACCGCGAGCGCGAGCAGGGCCGAGGCAACGCAGCCGAACAGCACGAACACCCAGTTCTGGGTCTGGAGTCCGGCGAAGATGTAATTGCCGAGGCTGGTCTGCCCGATCGGCGTCGAGAGCGTCGCGGTGCCGATCACCCACACCGCGGCGGTGCGGATGCCCGCCATCATCACCGGCAGGGCCAGCGGCAGCTCGACCATGACAAGCGATTGCCGTGCGGTCATGCCGACGCCTTTCGCGGCTTCGATCAGCGCGGGATCGATGCCGTTGAGGCCGGTGATGCCGTTGCGCAGCACCGGCAGCATCGAATAGAGCGCCAGCGCCAGCATCGCCGGCAGGAAACCGAAGGCCGAGAAGGAAACGCCGAACCAGGCGAGCGTGACCGAGGCCGCCAGCAGCAGCAGCGGATAGAACAGCGCGAGCAGCGCAAGCCCGGGCACGGTT is a genomic window of Bradyrhizobium sp. CB1717 containing:
- a CDS encoding SDR family oxidoreductase; translated protein: MRSVVITGASTGIGWAVAKYLVGRGYRVFGSVRKQADADRLKGEFGPNFTPLLFDVTDEAAVLAAARKVRETLGGETLAGLVNNAGIAVAGPVLELSADDFRRQMDINVIGPVIATQAFGPLLGADPSLKGPKGRIVMISSVAGKNGNPLSAPYCTSKHAVEGLSESLRRELMLFGIDVIIVAPGAVKTPIWSKAEQIDLSVYKNSPYLPALNKVMAFMMELGAKGLPAERIAEIVFEALTAASPKVRYQITPDPLRHLIGAVLPKRTVDRIIAKRLGLLPQG
- a CDS encoding TetR/AcrR family transcriptional regulator translates to MPARPTSKPRARRQISEARPYHHGDLRRVLIDAALQLASEGAEVSVREAARRAAVSPGAPFRHFPNRDALMAAAAGEAQRRFRTEIEAALAEAPAADPLLRFRAFGLAYLRWAMRNPAHFEIISTGRYFAHGSSAELTRDNAELIALTEQMLADAAAQGLVRSADLKRIQIAGRALVYGFARMNLDGHFPRWDVEEGEIERMAEGVIDLFIAGIAKR
- a CDS encoding sulfatase-like hydrolase/transferase gives rise to the protein MASAPNPGPSATTAVLASVAALGIWRLLAVAAPHLAALALMYETETDFGSRFSFALAWGILNFFWITLLRRPALSGALSLTMVVVLVLLSRLKHDVVQMTVNFIDLMMIDRDTVAFLFTIFPNLRWSVILAGLVTLPLMYALWWLDPFRIRRLPALACKLACLAALVGYSLYHPDEAWRGYYDDGYLSKFFRSGVSSVSDFIQYGFMESAAATNEQLNMPLVDACHPAGRRPNIIMIHDESSFDIRAAQGIKVPPRYGDHFKSWDGKQRTFLAESNGGPSWFTEYNVLAGLSSRSFGRFAYFVTRIASNRVERGLPLALRRCGYDTMSLYPAYGGFMGARSFQMTTGIERFLDSKDLGAKDVEPDSFFYDKALQLMGQQPPNKPLFTFIYLGANHFPWETRFRPDLLPNWRAPGNVASIDEYLRRQAMSAEQYKAFVAGLKKNFPGEPFLIVRYGDHQPEFAPNLLEPGLDEGAIGKKLDAYDPRLYATYYAIDAVNFEPVKSDAVMDTVDGPYLPLVIQEAAGIPLDPSFAEQKAIMLRCKGFFYGCKDGAEARRLNRLLINAGMIRGL
- a CDS encoding glycine betaine ABC transporter substrate-binding protein, producing MSLFTDPRWGEALSHLPDYLGNHVRVSLAALALGLAVSLPLAILTRNRPAPRGILLALASIVQTVPGLALLALFYPLLLLAASVTLAWFGVSFSAFGFLPAMLALALYSMLPVLRNGITGLNGIDPALIEAAKGVGMTARQSLVMVELPLALPVMMAGIRTAAVWVIGTATLSTPIGQTSLGNYIFAGLQTQNWVFVLFGCVASALLALAVDQLLGLIESGLRRRNRLRSGLGAVGIAALVAATLVPTMGRSSQGYVVGAKTFAEQYVLSALMRDRLQAAGLSATARSGLGSSVIFEALKAGDVDLYVDYSGTLWANQLHRTDIKPRAELVAELKTALAKDNITLLGELGFENAYALVMPTKRAEALGIRTIADLTAHAATLSIAGDYEFFSRPEWAALQKAYGLQFRAQRQMQPDFMYAAVASGEVDVIAGYTSDGLIAKYDLVTLDDPKHAIPPYDAILLLAPKRAGDERLQAALKPLLGRIDIATMREANLRASGNDANSSPDAVARWLWDKVGKQ